In the Haloferula helveola genome, one interval contains:
- a CDS encoding circularly permuted type 2 ATP-grasp protein, with protein MFDRYTTDSFYDEMFEADGSLRGQCGDLFERFSQFEPEEFEARRNACDAHFLKQGVTFNVYHDNRGSERIFPFDPVPRVIPANEWEHLEAGLSQRIIALNLFLHDVYHEQQILKDGVIPRYYVEQAKHYRPEFRGVDVPKDIYIHICGSDLIRGDDGTYYVLEDNGRCPSGASYLLENRNALKRAFPALFDSMGVRSVDSYPRELRDMLEFISPHREGDAVCVLLTPGCYNSAYFEHCYLAREMGIEIVEGNDLVVIDDFVYMRTTKGLVRVDVIYRRIDDDFIDPTVFRKDSVLGVPGIMRAYRAGNVALANAVGTGVADDKATYYFVPKMIEYYLGQEPILPNVPTYLAHEDSDRKYILDHLPELVVKSANESGGYGMLMGPTASREEIAKFRDKIIDDPRNFIAQPVVSLSRCPTWCDGSFEGRHVDLRPYIVYGNQVKIVPGGLTRVALNKGSLVVNSSQGGGSKDTWVLKD; from the coding sequence ATGTTCGATCGCTACACCACGGATTCCTTTTACGATGAGATGTTCGAAGCCGACGGTTCCCTGAGGGGGCAGTGCGGCGACCTTTTCGAGCGCTTTTCCCAGTTCGAGCCCGAGGAATTCGAAGCGAGACGCAACGCTTGCGACGCCCACTTCCTGAAGCAGGGCGTAACCTTCAACGTCTACCACGACAATCGTGGATCGGAGCGGATCTTTCCCTTCGACCCGGTTCCGCGGGTGATCCCGGCCAACGAGTGGGAGCACCTCGAGGCCGGGCTTTCACAGCGGATCATCGCGCTGAACCTGTTCCTGCACGACGTCTACCACGAGCAGCAGATCCTCAAGGACGGCGTGATCCCGCGCTACTACGTCGAGCAGGCGAAGCACTACCGCCCCGAGTTCCGCGGCGTCGACGTGCCGAAGGACATCTACATCCACATCTGCGGGTCCGACTTGATCCGCGGCGACGACGGCACCTACTACGTACTCGAGGATAACGGCCGCTGTCCGTCGGGTGCCTCCTACCTTCTTGAGAACCGCAACGCGCTGAAGCGGGCGTTTCCCGCTCTCTTCGATTCGATGGGCGTGCGCTCGGTCGATTCCTACCCGCGGGAGCTGCGCGACATGCTCGAGTTCATCTCGCCCCACCGCGAAGGCGATGCCGTCTGCGTGCTGCTGACGCCAGGTTGCTACAACAGCGCCTACTTCGAGCACTGCTATCTGGCGCGCGAGATGGGGATCGAGATCGTCGAGGGCAATGACCTCGTCGTGATCGACGACTTCGTCTACATGCGCACGACGAAAGGGCTCGTCCGGGTCGACGTGATCTACCGCCGCATTGACGACGACTTCATCGACCCGACCGTTTTCCGAAAGGACTCGGTGCTCGGAGTTCCGGGCATCATGCGCGCCTACCGCGCCGGCAACGTGGCGCTCGCCAATGCGGTCGGCACCGGGGTGGCGGACGACAAGGCGACCTACTACTTCGTGCCGAAGATGATCGAGTATTACCTCGGCCAGGAACCGATCCTGCCGAACGTGCCGACCTATCTCGCGCACGAGGACTCGGACCGGAAGTACATCCTCGATCACCTGCCGGAGCTGGTGGTGAAGTCGGCCAACGAATCGGGCGGCTACGGGATGTTGATGGGACCCACCGCGAGCAGGGAGGAGATCGCCAAGTTTCGCGACAAGATCATCGATGATCCGCGAAACTTCATCGCCCAGCCGGTCGTCTCGCTGTCGCGATGTCCGACGTGGTGCGACGGGTCCTTCGAAGGCCGCCATGTCGACCTCCGTCCCTACATCGTTTACGGAAACCAGGTGAAAATCGTGCCCGGCGGATTGACCCGGGTGGCGTTGAACAAGGGTTCGCTCGTCGTCAACTCGTCGCAGGGCGGGGGAAGCAAGGATACCTGGGTTCTCAAGGATTGA
- a CDS encoding lipoyl protein ligase domain-containing protein, translated as MTVWVVETGRNDLDGAVIPELQLWTDDARRDGWRNMAVDEWLLRTTERPVLRIYRWEPDWGSYGYFVPDAEAAAALPGLKRVRRWTGGGIVDHRQDWTYTLVLPGREGLAGAKGAESYRVIHEALAGALAESGVGVRLSPAGEAARGGECFVHPVEYDLTDPEGRKIAGAGQRRTADGLLHQGSLACPVDGAFGEKLAARLADRVEVSGFLAEAAEIESIVEKRYGSESWRLRR; from the coding sequence ATGACGGTGTGGGTTGTCGAAACCGGCCGGAACGACTTGGATGGGGCCGTGATTCCGGAACTGCAGCTGTGGACCGACGACGCCCGCCGCGACGGCTGGCGGAACATGGCCGTCGACGAGTGGCTGCTGCGGACGACAGAGCGGCCGGTACTGCGGATCTACCGGTGGGAGCCGGACTGGGGCAGCTACGGGTATTTCGTGCCCGATGCCGAAGCCGCGGCGGCCTTGCCCGGCCTGAAGCGGGTGCGGCGCTGGACGGGCGGCGGCATCGTCGACCACCGGCAGGACTGGACCTACACGCTCGTGCTGCCGGGCCGCGAGGGTTTGGCAGGGGCAAAAGGCGCGGAGAGCTACCGGGTCATCCACGAGGCGCTGGCGGGAGCCCTCGCCGAATCGGGCGTCGGTGTCCGGTTGTCTCCAGCCGGGGAAGCGGCTCGCGGCGGGGAATGCTTCGTCCATCCCGTGGAATACGATCTGACTGATCCCGAGGGCCGGAAAATTGCAGGTGCCGGACAGCGCCGGACCGCCGACGGTCTGCTGCACCAAGGGTCGCTCGCATGCCCGGTCGACGGAGCTTTCGGGGAAAAACTTGCCGCCCGACTTGCGGATCGGGTCGAGGTCTCCGGCTTTTTGGCGGAAGCTGCTGAAATCGAGTCGATTGTGGAGAAACGCTACGGCAGCGAGAGCTGGCGTTTGAGGCGCTGA
- a CDS encoding CbiX/SirB N-terminal domain-containing protein yields the protein MPSKPDTALLIVGHGSTENPDSSTPYFDHADEIRSRGVFSEVHCCFWKEEPSMREARYMIDADEVYVVPDFISEGYFTQEIIPRELGLDGPTTEHHGKTWHYTLPVGVHSSMTGLLLRRAKDVAPDVDPSEITLFIVGHGTGLNQNSTKAIRDQAEAIKASGAGYAEVLDAYMEEQPFIADWDKLSKTDHVVVVPFFIADGLHSYQDIPVLLGFEKDEGEAASQREVFRNNPYHLRGKTLYYSSAIGTERHMADVILDQVADFDSKHLS from the coding sequence ATGCCATCCAAGCCGGACACCGCCCTGCTGATCGTCGGGCACGGTTCGACCGAGAACCCGGACTCCTCGACGCCCTATTTCGACCACGCCGATGAGATCCGCTCGCGCGGAGTTTTCTCGGAAGTCCACTGCTGCTTTTGGAAAGAGGAACCGTCGATGCGCGAGGCCCGCTACATGATCGACGCCGACGAGGTCTACGTCGTCCCGGACTTCATCAGCGAGGGCTACTTCACCCAGGAGATCATCCCCCGCGAACTCGGGCTCGACGGCCCGACCACCGAGCATCACGGAAAAACGTGGCACTACACGCTGCCGGTCGGAGTCCACTCGTCGATGACCGGCCTTCTCCTGCGCCGGGCGAAGGACGTCGCGCCCGACGTCGACCCGTCCGAGATCACCCTGTTCATTGTCGGCCACGGCACCGGCCTGAACCAGAACTCGACCAAGGCGATCAGGGACCAGGCCGAGGCGATCAAGGCTTCCGGTGCCGGCTACGCCGAGGTGCTCGACGCCTACATGGAAGAGCAGCCGTTCATCGCCGACTGGGACAAGTTGTCGAAGACCGACCACGTCGTGGTGGTGCCGTTCTTCATCGCCGACGGATTGCACAGCTATCAGGACATCCCGGTCCTTCTCGGCTTCGAAAAGGACGAAGGCGAAGCCGCGAGCCAACGCGAAGTGTTCCGCAACAACCCTTATCACCTGCGCGGCAAGACCCTCTACTATTCCTCCGCCATCGGCACCGAGCGCCACATGGCCGATGTCATCCTCGACCAGGTCGCCGACTTCGACAGCAAGCACCTCTCATGA
- a CDS encoding DR2241 family protein, with product MIAERLQQALDRGINRIGELIILRDVADSAFALCHIDDKDRLDELEIHRGAGAARDLSTWAEDGHYRFTKGELSLKKGWMLLLTDLNELRQALDLFYPAALGVWIAQEDGTLEVQHLRDKLGRQTGMYKFAKGISDAGAQRLVREVCGPGNCCVKKILWQLDADTPLEDSEASRFDGTLGEPARSIPLLCREACNHFVAECRKASKAEFEAAGAAKG from the coding sequence ATGATTGCCGAACGACTTCAGCAAGCGCTCGACCGGGGCATCAACCGCATCGGCGAGCTGATCATCCTGCGCGACGTGGCGGACTCGGCATTCGCACTGTGCCACATCGATGACAAGGACCGGCTCGACGAACTCGAGATCCACCGCGGTGCCGGAGCGGCGCGCGACCTTTCGACTTGGGCCGAAGACGGCCACTACCGGTTCACCAAGGGCGAGCTCTCGCTCAAGAAAGGTTGGATGCTGTTGCTGACCGACCTCAACGAACTCCGGCAAGCACTCGACCTCTTCTACCCTGCCGCCCTCGGCGTGTGGATTGCACAAGAGGACGGAACGCTCGAGGTCCAGCACCTCCGCGACAAGCTCGGCCGCCAGACCGGGATGTACAAATTCGCCAAAGGCATCAGCGACGCCGGTGCCCAACGCCTCGTCCGTGAGGTCTGTGGTCCGGGCAACTGCTGCGTGAAGAAGATCCTGTGGCAACTCGACGCCGACACCCCGCTCGAGGACAGCGAAGCCAGCCGCTTCGATGGCACGCTCGGCGAGCCGGCCCGCTCGATTCCCCTGCTCTGCCGCGAGGCGTGCAACCACTTCGTCGCCGAGTGCCGCAAGGCATCGAAGGCAGAGTTCGAGGCGGCGGGTGCGGCGAAGGGATAA
- a CDS encoding biotin--[acetyl-CoA-carboxylase] ligase, with protein MIALPDGWSIEWLEEVDSTNEHLKRGSYQHGHVVVADRQTHGRGRRGAVWHSEPGGGLAFSVMLRPSEPRGLWPRLALAAGLAVAEGLGRLGIEAGVKWPNDVWIGDKKVAGILVEAVPEGAIVGIGLNVGTREFPEDISNTATSLWLADRVDRTREEVLEILLPPLAAWSARIGRDFGELLGSLRERCVLTGRAVTLDTAAGSESGVVRGIGDHGELLLESSDGIRPILQADQVRIT; from the coding sequence ATGATCGCGCTGCCCGACGGCTGGTCGATCGAGTGGCTGGAGGAAGTCGACTCGACCAACGAGCACCTCAAGCGCGGTTCGTATCAGCACGGGCATGTCGTCGTGGCGGATCGCCAAACCCATGGTCGGGGGCGTCGCGGTGCGGTGTGGCACTCCGAACCCGGTGGGGGACTTGCCTTTTCTGTAATGCTGCGTCCTTCCGAGCCTCGCGGGCTATGGCCGAGGCTGGCCTTGGCGGCTGGTCTTGCGGTGGCCGAAGGTTTGGGACGTTTGGGAATCGAAGCCGGCGTGAAGTGGCCGAACGATGTCTGGATCGGCGACAAGAAGGTCGCGGGGATTCTCGTTGAAGCGGTGCCTGAAGGCGCAATCGTCGGAATCGGGCTGAATGTGGGCACGCGGGAGTTTCCCGAGGACATCTCAAACACGGCCACGTCGCTGTGGCTGGCGGACCGGGTCGACCGGACGCGTGAAGAAGTGCTGGAGATCCTTCTTCCTCCGCTCGCCGCATGGTCAGCAAGGATTGGCCGGGACTTCGGCGAGTTGCTCGGCAGCCTGCGCGAGCGATGTGTTCTGACCGGGCGCGCGGTAACTCTCGATACCGCTGCGGGTTCGGAATCCGGAGTCGTCCGCGGGATCGGGGATCACGGTGAACTCCTGCTTGAATCATCCGATGGGATTCGGCCGATCCTTCAAGCGGATCAGGTGCGGATCACGTGA
- the nadC gene encoding carboxylating nicotinate-nucleotide diphosphorylase: MDEAVSQLIDAALEEDIGPGDLTSEYFVPADAKVRAFVVARDDGVLAGTEVAVEVFRRVSPDIDVQVLVNEGAKVGKGAHVISLTGPARGVLTAERTALNFLQRLSGVATATRRYVDEIADASARILDTRKTTPGWRLLEKAAVVAGGGTNHRMGLYDRVMVKDNHLVAQHDTEALQAAIRRLKEEHPGVEVELEADRLEQVAIFLELEGVDHILLDNMSLMDLTEAVALRGDRLTPRLEASGGVTLETARSIAMTGVDFVSVGAITHSAVALDLGLDFVPLEEE, encoded by the coding sequence GTGGATGAAGCTGTATCGCAACTGATCGACGCCGCGCTGGAAGAGGACATCGGCCCCGGGGATCTGACTTCGGAGTATTTCGTTCCGGCGGATGCAAAGGTGCGCGCCTTTGTCGTGGCGCGCGATGATGGGGTGCTCGCAGGCACCGAAGTTGCGGTGGAGGTCTTCCGACGGGTGAGCCCGGACATCGATGTGCAGGTTCTCGTCAATGAAGGCGCGAAAGTCGGAAAGGGTGCGCACGTCATCTCGCTGACCGGTCCTGCCCGCGGTGTGCTCACGGCCGAGCGGACGGCCTTGAATTTCCTTCAACGACTCTCCGGAGTCGCCACGGCCACCCGCCGCTACGTCGACGAGATCGCCGATGCCTCGGCGAGGATTCTCGACACCCGCAAGACCACACCCGGCTGGCGTTTGCTCGAAAAAGCGGCGGTGGTTGCAGGTGGAGGGACGAATCACCGAATGGGTCTCTACGACCGAGTGATGGTGAAGGACAACCATCTCGTCGCGCAGCACGACACCGAGGCGCTGCAAGCGGCGATCCGCCGGTTGAAAGAGGAGCATCCCGGTGTCGAGGTTGAACTCGAAGCCGACCGGCTCGAACAGGTTGCGATATTTCTCGAACTCGAAGGCGTCGATCACATCCTCCTCGACAACATGAGTCTGATGGATCTGACCGAAGCGGTGGCGCTCCGCGGCGACCGCCTGACTCCGCGACTCGAAGCGAGTGGTGGAGTGACGCTCGAGACAGCGCGATCGATCGCGATGACCGGAGTCGATTTCGTTTCGGTCGGAGCGATCACCCACTCGGCGGTCGCGCTCGATCTCGGTCTCGATTTTGTGCCTCTGGAGGAGGAATGA
- the cobA gene encoding uroporphyrinogen-III C-methyltransferase: MKNEGICYLVGAGPGDLGLVTLRAKEVVELADVVVYDALSSPEILRWMKPGAEKIYVGKRAKDHALSQDGINKLIVEKTGEGKKVVRLKGGDPMIFGRGGEEAAELAEAGVAFEIVPGISSSIGGPAYAGIPVTHRDHCSQLTIFTGHEDPTKGESSIDYGQIASAPGTKVFLMGVSRLRDIASALVDGGAAPETPIALVRWATTGSQKTIEGTLADIADIAEREDFKSPAVAVIGGVVTERKKINWFENRPLFGKRIVVTRTRAQAGGLSRELSGLGADVVELPTIRIETPDDRQGFVESVAHAHEYDWLVFSSPNGVERFFNAFFAAYEDARSLGNPKIAVIGEGTAKKVREYRFGVDLIPKRFVAEGLIEAFKDESIENLTMLWVRAQEARDVIFDGLNAMGAIVDECAAYKTVPETEDPTGAVDRFKTEGADLVTFTSSSTVENFFKMGLPWPEGCVAGSIGPVTSETLRKHGVEPAFEAEQHDIPGLVAAIREWAGA, translated from the coding sequence ATGAAGAACGAAGGCATCTGTTATCTGGTTGGCGCCGGTCCGGGGGATCTCGGGCTCGTCACGCTTCGGGCGAAAGAGGTCGTGGAGCTGGCGGACGTGGTCGTCTACGATGCGCTTAGTAGTCCGGAAATCCTGCGTTGGATGAAGCCGGGGGCCGAGAAGATCTACGTCGGCAAGCGGGCCAAGGATCACGCGCTTTCGCAGGACGGGATCAACAAGCTGATCGTCGAAAAGACCGGTGAGGGCAAGAAGGTCGTCCGGCTGAAGGGCGGCGACCCCATGATCTTCGGTCGCGGTGGCGAGGAGGCTGCGGAACTGGCGGAGGCCGGAGTGGCGTTCGAGATCGTGCCGGGAATCAGCTCGTCGATCGGCGGGCCTGCCTACGCGGGGATCCCGGTAACCCATCGCGACCACTGCTCGCAGCTGACGATCTTCACCGGCCACGAGGACCCGACCAAGGGCGAAAGCTCGATCGATTACGGGCAGATCGCCAGTGCGCCGGGAACCAAGGTTTTCCTCATGGGCGTTTCTCGGCTTCGCGACATCGCCTCTGCATTGGTCGATGGCGGAGCGGCGCCCGAGACGCCGATCGCGCTGGTCCGCTGGGCGACGACGGGTTCGCAGAAGACGATCGAGGGAACACTGGCGGACATTGCCGACATCGCCGAGCGCGAGGATTTCAAGAGTCCGGCGGTGGCGGTGATCGGTGGGGTGGTCACCGAGCGGAAGAAGATCAACTGGTTCGAGAACCGGCCGCTATTCGGCAAACGCATTGTCGTGACCCGCACGCGGGCGCAGGCCGGCGGTCTCAGTCGTGAGTTGTCCGGGCTCGGGGCGGATGTCGTCGAGTTGCCGACGATCCGGATCGAAACTCCCGACGACCGGCAGGGCTTTGTTGAGTCGGTAGCCCATGCCCACGAGTACGACTGGCTGGTGTTCTCCAGCCCGAACGGAGTCGAGCGATTCTTCAACGCGTTTTTCGCCGCCTACGAGGATGCCCGCAGTTTGGGAAATCCGAAGATTGCGGTGATCGGCGAGGGGACGGCGAAGAAGGTGCGCGAATACCGCTTCGGTGTGGACCTCATCCCGAAGCGCTTCGTGGCGGAGGGCTTGATCGAGGCGTTCAAGGACGAGTCGATCGAGAACCTCACGATGCTGTGGGTGCGGGCGCAGGAAGCGCGCGACGTGATCTTCGATGGATTGAACGCGATGGGGGCGATCGTCGACGAGTGTGCCGCCTACAAGACCGTGCCGGAAACGGAGGACCCGACGGGTGCCGTTGACCGCTTCAAGACCGAGGGCGCGGACCTCGTGACCTTCACCTCGAGTTCGACCGTGGAAAACTTCTTCAAGATGGGGCTTCCGTGGCCGGAAGGCTGTGTTGCCGGCAGCATCGGTCCCGTCACCAGCGAGACGCTGCGCAAGCACGGGGTCGAACCGGCCTTCGAAGCCGAGCAGCACGACATCCCCGGCTTGGTGGCCGCGATCCGCGAATGGGCGGGTGCCTGA
- the hemC gene encoding hydroxymethylbilane synthase has translation MTNQRIIIGTRGSDLALVQATATEAALRDAFPELELVREVIRTTGDRRTDVALSEVAKVEGVLDKGVFTKELEIALEDKSIDVAVHSLKDVPTVLEPGFEIAGTLPRAPIRDVLVMTVPGGIDALPEGATVGTSSVRRARQLEWLRPDLKVVDIRGNVPTRLRKVAAGEFDAIMLAEAGLVRLGHPMDRVCEVEGVSLHFAPLDEEQFFPAAGQGAIGFEIRSGDDVTRERIASIVDGPTLVRVTAEREFLRLLDAGCHTPVGVFTILDGENLTMAARVFPDEGGEPKTGRVGGSDPITVAKELFESLA, from the coding sequence ATGACGAATCAACGAATCATCATCGGAACCCGCGGCAGCGATCTGGCGCTGGTCCAGGCGACCGCGACCGAAGCGGCGCTGCGCGACGCCTTTCCCGAACTGGAGCTGGTGCGCGAGGTGATCCGGACGACCGGCGACCGCAGGACCGATGTCGCGCTTTCCGAAGTCGCGAAGGTCGAAGGCGTGCTCGACAAAGGAGTGTTCACCAAAGAGCTCGAGATCGCGTTGGAGGACAAATCGATTGATGTCGCGGTCCACTCGCTGAAGGACGTTCCGACGGTTCTTGAGCCCGGTTTCGAAATTGCCGGGACACTCCCGCGGGCGCCGATCCGCGACGTGCTCGTGATGACCGTCCCGGGTGGAATCGATGCTCTGCCGGAAGGCGCGACGGTCGGGACCAGCAGCGTGCGGCGCGCGCGTCAGCTGGAGTGGCTGAGGCCGGATCTGAAGGTGGTTGATATCCGAGGTAACGTCCCGACCCGCCTGCGCAAGGTGGCGGCCGGGGAGTTCGATGCGATCATGCTGGCCGAGGCCGGTCTGGTGCGTCTGGGACACCCGATGGACCGAGTGTGCGAGGTGGAGGGCGTGTCGCTGCACTTCGCTCCGCTTGATGAGGAACAGTTCTTTCCTGCGGCGGGGCAGGGTGCGATCGGCTTCGAGATCCGGAGTGGCGACGATGTCACCCGCGAGCGGATCGCGTCGATTGTCGACGGTCCGACTTTGGTCCGTGTCACCGCTGAGCGCGAATTCCTGCGTTTGCTCGACGCCGGGTGCCACACGCCGGTGGGGGTATTCACGATTCTCGACGGCGAAAATCTGACAATGGCGGCTCGCGTGTTCCCCGACGAGGGAGGGGAGCCGAAAACGGGACGGGTTGGCGGCTCGGACCCGATCACCGTGGCAAAGGAACTTTTCGAATCACTGGCATGA
- the hemA gene encoding glutamyl-tRNA reductase — protein MELVCLGLNHRSAPVEVRERFAVPPSKLGERAMELAKLSGIEESVVLSTCNRTEFYLAAPSADDAIRSLHEKIETGGAEFWYEKRRIDAARHLCQVASGLDSMVLGETEIFGQVKEAYRCAHGAGATSGTLNRLFQRAFGVGKKIRTETKIQEGATSVAGTAVELAEKIFGKLKGCRVIVIGAGEMSRQTAQALVSRGASSVFVTNRSFERAEQLAEEMGGRAVSFDEWQGVLAGVDVVISSTSAPHPVVMPFHIEAVRRVRKFRPLFLIDIAVPRDIDPAVAEIEEVYLYDIDTLEQLASEARGRRERQIEECRRIIDDELVKLNLPGT, from the coding sequence ATGGAGTTGGTCTGTCTCGGTCTGAATCACCGCAGCGCCCCGGTCGAGGTCCGGGAGCGGTTCGCCGTGCCTCCGTCGAAGCTCGGCGAGCGGGCGATGGAACTCGCGAAGTTGTCGGGGATCGAGGAGAGCGTGGTGCTCTCGACCTGCAACCGCACCGAGTTCTATCTCGCGGCTCCCTCGGCCGACGATGCGATCCGTTCGCTTCACGAGAAGATCGAGACCGGGGGTGCCGAATTTTGGTACGAGAAACGCCGTATCGATGCCGCGCGGCACCTATGCCAGGTGGCGAGCGGGCTCGACTCGATGGTGCTCGGGGAAACCGAGATCTTCGGGCAGGTGAAGGAGGCCTACCGTTGCGCCCACGGGGCCGGTGCGACATCGGGCACGCTCAACCGCCTGTTCCAGCGGGCCTTCGGGGTCGGTAAGAAGATCCGCACCGAGACGAAGATCCAGGAAGGGGCGACCTCGGTGGCGGGCACGGCCGTCGAGCTGGCCGAGAAGATTTTCGGCAAGCTGAAGGGCTGCCGCGTGATCGTGATCGGGGCCGGCGAAATGAGCCGCCAGACGGCCCAAGCTCTGGTTTCGCGCGGGGCTTCCAGCGTGTTCGTGACGAACCGTTCCTTTGAGCGCGCCGAGCAGCTCGCCGAGGAGATGGGCGGGCGTGCGGTGAGTTTCGACGAGTGGCAGGGGGTACTCGCCGGGGTGGATGTCGTGATTTCCTCAACCAGCGCGCCACACCCGGTGGTGATGCCTTTTCATATCGAGGCCGTCCGGCGGGTGAGGAAGTTCCGCCCGCTGTTTCTGATCGACATCGCCGTGCCGCGGGACATCGATCCGGCGGTCGCCGAGATCGAAGAGGTCTACCTCTACGACATCGACACGCTCGAGCAACTGGCGTCGGAAGCCCGGGGGCGTCGCGAGCGCCAGATCGAGGAATGCCGGCGGATCATCGACGACGAACTCGTGAAGCTGAATCTTCCCGGAACATGA